In one window of Helianthus annuus cultivar XRQ/B chromosome 17, HanXRQr2.0-SUNRISE, whole genome shotgun sequence DNA:
- the LOC110923272 gene encoding chaperone protein dnaJ 13 isoform X1 has protein sequence MLRRRLEQKLYDVLHVSPEASNEEIRKAYHQWAQIYHPDKYQDQQMKDVGTENFQRIYEAYEILTDEYKRQIYDMYGMEGLTSGLELGPKLNKAEELERLKRKREEKKSGPFSTFWCNSCTTISSKLSIRACFTPVVTDERRRW, from the exons ATGTTGAGACGGAGGCTCGAACAGAAACTGTATGATGTACTTCATGTGTCTCCTGAAGCTTCCAATGAAGAAATCCGTAAAGCTTATCATCAGTGGGCGCAAATTTATCATCCTGATAAGTATCAGGATCAACAG ATGAAGGATGTAGGTACAGAGAACTTTCAGAGGATATATGAAGCATATGAGATATTAACCGATGAATATAAACGACAGATATATGACATGTATGGTATGGAAGGGTTAACCTCTGGTTTAGAACTTGGTCCAAAGTTGAACAAAGCGGAAGAACTTGAAAGATTAAAACGCaaaagagaagaaaaaaaaagcGGCCCATTTTCAACCTTCTGGTGTAATTCTTGCACAACCATCAGTTCCAAGCTTTCTATCCGGGCATG CTTCACTCCGGTGGTCACTGACGAACGACGGCGGTGGTAA
- the LOC110923272 gene encoding chaperone protein dnaJ 13 isoform X2 gives MLRRRLEQKLYDVLHVSPEASNEEIRKAYHQWAQIYHPDKYQDQQMKDVGTENFQRIYEAYEILTDEYKRQIYDMYGMEGLTSGLELGPKLNKAEELERLKRKREEKKSGPFSTFWCNSCTTISSKLSIRAWYNESLHSGGH, from the exons ATGTTGAGACGGAGGCTCGAACAGAAACTGTATGATGTACTTCATGTGTCTCCTGAAGCTTCCAATGAAGAAATCCGTAAAGCTTATCATCAGTGGGCGCAAATTTATCATCCTGATAAGTATCAGGATCAACAG ATGAAGGATGTAGGTACAGAGAACTTTCAGAGGATATATGAAGCATATGAGATATTAACCGATGAATATAAACGACAGATATATGACATGTATGGTATGGAAGGGTTAACCTCTGGTTTAGAACTTGGTCCAAAGTTGAACAAAGCGGAAGAACTTGAAAGATTAAAACGCaaaagagaagaaaaaaaaagcGGCCCATTTTCAACCTTCTGGTGTAATTCTTGCACAACCATCAGTTCCAAGCTTTCTATCCGGGCATGGTATAATGAGAGC CTTCACTCCGGTGGTCACTGA